A stretch of the Erwinia sp. SLM-02 genome encodes the following:
- the proS gene encoding proline--tRNA ligase codes for MRTTQYLLSTLKETPADAEVISHQLMLRAGMIRKLASGLYTWLPTGLRVLKKVENIVREEMNNAGAIEISMPVVQPADLWQESGRWEQYGPELLRFVDRGDRPFVLGPTHEEVVTDLIRNELSSYKQLPLNLFQIQTKFRDEVRPRFGVMRSREFIMKDAYSFHTTQESLQETYDAMYRAYSQSFTRMGLNFRAVDADTGSIGGSASHEFQVLAQSGEDDVVFSTESDYAANMEKAEAVAPAGGRAAPTQAMAQFDTPNAKTITELVEQFNLPVEKTVKTLMVKATEESGHTLVALLVRGDHELNEVKAEKIDIVATPLTFATEEDIRALVNAGPGSLGPVGLPMPVVADRTVAAMSDFSAGANIDHKHFSGINWERDLPLPRVADIRNVVEGDASPDGKGTLQIKRGIEVGHIFQLGTKYSEAMKASVQGEDGRNQIMTMGCYGIGITRVVAAAIEQNHDERGIIWPAALAPFQVAILPMNMQKSFRVKELAEELYSTLRAKGIDVILDDRKERPGVMFADMELIGVPHTIVIGDRNLDSEEIEYKSRREGEKRMIKTSEIVDFLVAELAQ; via the coding sequence ATGCGTACTACTCAATACCTGCTCTCCACTCTGAAGGAGACACCTGCCGACGCTGAAGTTATCAGCCACCAGCTGATGCTGCGCGCCGGGATGATCCGCAAACTGGCATCCGGCCTCTATACCTGGTTACCGACCGGTCTGCGCGTGCTGAAAAAAGTTGAAAACATCGTGCGCGAAGAGATGAATAACGCCGGTGCTATTGAGATCTCAATGCCGGTAGTCCAGCCCGCTGACCTCTGGCAGGAGAGCGGACGCTGGGAGCAGTACGGTCCGGAACTGTTGCGCTTTGTCGATCGCGGCGATCGTCCTTTTGTCCTGGGCCCAACGCATGAAGAAGTGGTCACCGATCTGATCCGCAACGAGCTCAGCTCCTACAAGCAGCTGCCGCTGAACCTGTTCCAGATCCAGACAAAATTCCGCGATGAAGTCCGCCCACGCTTTGGCGTGATGCGTTCACGCGAATTCATCATGAAAGACGCTTACTCCTTCCACACCACGCAGGAATCGCTGCAGGAAACCTACGACGCGATGTATCGTGCCTACAGCCAAAGCTTCACCCGCATGGGGCTGAACTTCCGCGCGGTGGATGCCGATACCGGCTCGATTGGCGGCAGCGCTTCACATGAGTTCCAGGTGCTGGCCCAGAGCGGTGAAGACGACGTGGTATTCTCCACCGAGTCGGATTACGCGGCCAATATGGAAAAAGCGGAAGCGGTCGCACCCGCCGGTGGCCGTGCAGCGCCTACTCAGGCTATGGCGCAGTTCGATACGCCAAATGCGAAAACCATTACCGAGCTGGTTGAGCAGTTTAACCTGCCGGTTGAGAAAACAGTGAAAACGCTGATGGTGAAAGCGACCGAAGAGAGCGGCCACACGCTGGTTGCCCTGCTGGTCCGTGGCGACCATGAGCTGAACGAAGTCAAAGCGGAGAAAATTGACATTGTTGCCACGCCGCTGACCTTCGCGACCGAAGAAGATATCCGTGCGCTGGTTAACGCCGGTCCGGGCTCACTGGGTCCGGTTGGCCTGCCAATGCCTGTCGTCGCCGACCGTACCGTTGCCGCCATGAGCGATTTCAGCGCCGGTGCGAACATCGATCACAAACACTTCTCAGGTATCAACTGGGAACGCGATCTGCCGCTGCCGCGCGTTGCGGATATCCGCAACGTGGTGGAAGGCGATGCCAGCCCGGACGGGAAAGGGACGCTGCAGATCAAACGCGGCATCGAAGTCGGTCATATCTTCCAACTCGGCACCAAGTATTCGGAAGCGATGAAAGCCTCCGTGCAGGGTGAAGATGGCCGTAACCAGATTATGACCATGGGCTGCTACGGTATCGGTATCACCCGCGTTGTGGCGGCTGCGATTGAGCAGAACCACGACGAACGCGGCATCATCTGGCCAGCCGCACTGGCACCGTTCCAGGTGGCGATCCTGCCAATGAACATGCAGAAATCGTTCCGCGTAAAAGAGCTGGCGGAAGAGCTGTACAGCACGCTGCGTGCCAAAGGTATTGATGTCATTCTTGACGATCGTAAAGAGCGCCCGGGCGTGATGTTCGCCGATATGGAACTGATTGGCGTGCCGCATACTATCGTCATCGGCGATCGTAACCTCGACAGCGAAGAGATTGAGTACAAATCCCGTCGTGAAGGCGAGAAGCGTATGATCAAAACCAGCGAAATCGTCGACTT